The nucleotide window ATGTAAGCGAGTATGTGACCGCATATAGCGCTATTGACAGCGAGGCTAAAAAAAGAGGCTTTTCTATCTACTTTCCGCACATTTCAGTGCCGATGTTGCCACGCGCGCTAAGTGAAAATATCTGCTCGCTAAAGCCAGATGTGCCGCGCCTTGCATTTTGCTTTAAAATTTCACTTGATGCAAATAATGAGGTAAAAAAAGAGGAGCTTTTTGAAGCGATCATCCTTTCAAAAAGGCGCTTTAACTACGACGAGATCGATGAAATTTTAGAAGGTAAAAGAGAGTGTGAAATTTCATGGATCAAGCCACTTTTTAAACTCACCACGAAGCTTCGCAAAAAAAGGCTTTTGCACGCGTTTGACTTCAGGACAAAAGAGCTTAGAATGAGCCTTGATGAAGAGGGTCAAATTTTACAAACTAGATTTGAAAGTGACTCCGACTCACATAGACTAGTCGAGGACTGCATGCTTTTAGCAAACAAGGCTGCCGCAAAGCTCATCACAAAGGGTGTTTTTAGAAACCACGCTTCGCCTGATTTTAAAAAGATAGATACATTGCTTGAGGACTTGCAACTTTTGGGGCTTGATTTTGCTTATGAGAGCGACCTTGCAAATTTGATAAGAAAGATCCAAATAAAAGCCGATGAACTTGGCAACCGCGAGGAGATAGACAAACTCATCATCAAGTCTCAAAAAAAAGCTGAGTACTCAAGTGAAAATTTAGGCCACTTTGGGCTTGGATTTGATAGATACACGCACTTTACAAGCCCTATTAGACGCTATTCTGACCTTATTTTACATAGGCTCTTAAAGGCTAAAATTTCAAAAGATGACAAGCTTTACAACTTTTTACTTTTAAACATCCAAAGCACTTGCGCAAATTTAAGCGAGCTTGAAAGAGAGGCCGACAAGGTAGCCTACGACTTTATGGATAGGAAATTTGCACGCTGGGCAGCTGCAAATATCGGCAAAGAGGTACGCTGCTATGTGAGCGAAAACCAAAATGTCTTGGTTGCTAAGCTTGATGATTATTTTGTTGGAGCTAGGATTTTTATAACTGGATACAGCGCAAATTTACTTCAAAAGCTTGTCGTAAAGATCACAGAGGCTGATATCGCGAGCGCTAAAATTTTTGCAAAAGTGGTAAGAAAGATCGATGTATAGAAAAGATTTGGAGCTAAATTTAGCAAATGCAAATTTAAGCAACTACTTCTTGCTTTTTGGAGCAGATGAGTTTCAGATTGAGCTCTTTGGCAAAGAAATTTTGAGCTTTTACTCAAGCGAAGATGCAAATTTATTAAGCCTTTATTTTGACGAGTACAACTACGCGCAAGCAAGCTCTCACCTAAGCGAGCAATCACTTTTTGGCGGCAAAAATATCCTCTATGTAAAAAGCGACAAAAAGATCCCAGCAAAAGAGCTAAAAGAGCTCATCTCGCTTTGTTCAAAAAGCCAGGACAACTACTTTTTGTTTGAGCTTTATGAGTCCGATATGAAACTAGTTTTTGATACGCAAAAGGCTTTTGGGACAAATTTTGCTAGATTTTTCAAGCCCTCAACTCCAGATGAAGCGATAAATTTGCTAGCTAAAAGCGCAGCTAAAATTGGTCTAAACATAACCAAAAACGCACTTTATGAGCTTTACTTTACACATAATGAAAATTTATACCTTGCGGCAAGCGAGCTAACAAAGCTAAAGAGCCTAAACACACACATTGAACAAGATGATGTAAAAAGGCTGGTTTTTGGACTTGGTGGGATAAATTTTGATGATTTTTTTAACAAATTTATGGCACTAAAAGATATAAAAAACGACTTTTTTACCTATCTAGAAGATCCAAATTTTAATGAAATTTTACTTCTAAACTCGCTTTACAAAGCATTTTTTAGGCTATTTAAAATTTACTCTTACATTAAGATAAATGGTCGATTAAATTTAGATGAGGCAATCGGTTATCAACCGCCTGTAAATGTCGCAAATTTATTAAAAGTAAATAGCTTAAAACTAAATTTAAATACATATTTGGAGATATTTAAAACGCTAAATTTAGCCGAGTTAGAGCTAAAAACAAACACAAAAATGGATAAAGAAATTTTTGTATTATCAACTATTTTAAATTTGCAACATCTCATATCAACAGCAAATATTAAGTAACTTTAAGCTAAAATCCACCCTTGCTTAAAGCAAAATCCTTGCTCACAAAGTGAGCTAAATATCCATAAGGAGAAGAAATGAAACATTACGAGCTTTTATTTATTCTTAAGCCGACATTAACGGAAGAGGAAGTTAAAGCTAAGGTTGACTTCGTAAAAGAAGTTATAACAAAAAATGGCGGCGAAATCGCTACTGTCGTTGAGATGGGCACTAGAAAACTAGCTTATACCATCAAAAAATATGAGCGTGGAACATATTTTGTTATCTATTACAAAGCTCCACCAGCACTTCTTGCAGAGCTTACGAGAAATGTAAGGATCACTGAAGATATCATAAGATTTTTAAGCGTTAAATATGAAAATAAACGCGAA belongs to Campylobacter concisus and includes:
- a CDS encoding RNB domain-containing ribonuclease yields the protein MKEFLTSLLVGIKEKEVSNEDKEILRNLLNLGAVSSHKDKFYLNNGYVCGKLDISQNATGFIMPFDKRFKQDIIVENKNLNNSHLGDIVLAKLLPLKKKRQSAKIVMSLKLANETSVVYTKRFGAAILGVNLKTGLSTTLKATQKSLKMLPLGTLLKINNLNNEIVEVLGNLEDPLSDEKISLAIYNKNDKFSEACELEAKAFGDEVDASMYPNRVDLRNLEFCTIDPVDAKDFDDAIYFDEKKREIYVAIADVSEYVTAYSAIDSEAKKRGFSIYFPHISVPMLPRALSENICSLKPDVPRLAFCFKISLDANNEVKKEELFEAIILSKRRFNYDEIDEILEGKRECEISWIKPLFKLTTKLRKKRLLHAFDFRTKELRMSLDEEGQILQTRFESDSDSHRLVEDCMLLANKAAAKLITKGVFRNHASPDFKKIDTLLEDLQLLGLDFAYESDLANLIRKIQIKADELGNREEIDKLIIKSQKKAEYSSENLGHFGLGFDRYTHFTSPIRRYSDLILHRLLKAKISKDDKLYNFLLLNIQSTCANLSELEREADKVAYDFMDRKFARWAAANIGKEVRCYVSENQNVLVAKLDDYFVGARIFITGYSANLLQKLVVKITEADIASAKIFAKVVRKIDV
- the rpsF gene encoding 30S ribosomal protein S6; translated protein: MKHYELLFILKPTLTEEEVKAKVDFVKEVITKNGGEIATVVEMGTRKLAYTIKKYERGTYFVIYYKAPPALLAELTRNVRITEDIIRFLSVKYENKREIAAWERLCKGIKQTIKKEPREPRAPREPRVEKVDEQTFTEE
- the holA gene encoding DNA polymerase III subunit delta, coding for MYRKDLELNLANANLSNYFLLFGADEFQIELFGKEILSFYSSEDANLLSLYFDEYNYAQASSHLSEQSLFGGKNILYVKSDKKIPAKELKELISLCSKSQDNYFLFELYESDMKLVFDTQKAFGTNFARFFKPSTPDEAINLLAKSAAKIGLNITKNALYELYFTHNENLYLAASELTKLKSLNTHIEQDDVKRLVFGLGGINFDDFFNKFMALKDIKNDFFTYLEDPNFNEILLLNSLYKAFFRLFKIYSYIKINGRLNLDEAIGYQPPVNVANLLKVNSLKLNLNTYLEIFKTLNLAELELKTNTKMDKEIFVLSTILNLQHLISTANIK